One Branchiostoma floridae strain S238N-H82 chromosome 1, Bfl_VNyyK, whole genome shotgun sequence genomic region harbors:
- the LOC118415214 gene encoding dual specificity protein phosphatase 10-like has product MSGGLVLFPAAELGRLQRCGGDTLRRCSREVPNSLNMAASNLARAASNPNLLDSVRTIGPEELAERLAGMQKQPIMLDCRSFIDYNLNHINGALNVSCSDRFSKKRLQQGKASLADLVPNKEGRDILMNRLSREIIVYDESTSEPEQIQPSQPLHVVLDSLFKEGRQAAILKGGLKEFKEQHESLCANSLRKVSSAFGGVPVGEECETPDIDSEPPSLVLPFMYLGNERDAADIRTLLRLNIGYILNVTSHIPLHHEGFCGIKYKRLPATDSQHQNLLQYFEEAFEFIDEARSSGRNLLIHCQAGVSRSATIAIGYIMKHTRMTMMDAYKFVKNKRTVISPNLNFMGQLVEYETALNIGLTPRVLYPRLRGLETSV; this is encoded by the exons ATGTCTGGAGGGTTGGTCCTGTTCCCTGCCGCAGAGTTAGGACGTCTTCAGCGCTGTGGTGGTGACACTTTGCGGCGGTGCTCGAGAGAAGTTCCGAACAGTCTCAACATGGCGGCCAGCAACCTCGCCCGCGCCGCCTCCAACCCAAACTTGCTGGACTCCGTCAGGACCATCGGCCCAGAGGAACTCGCAGAGAGGCTGGCGGGCATGCAGAAGCAGCCGATAATGCTAGACTGTAGGTCCTTCATAGACTATAATCTGAACCACATAAATGGCGCTCTGAATGTCAGTTGTTCGGACAGGTTTAGCAAGAAGAGACTCCAACAGGGCAAGGCGTCGCTAGCCGACCTGGTGCCCAACAAGGAGGGCAGGGACATACTCATGAACAGGCTGTCCAGAGAAATTATTGTTTACGATGAAAGTACGAGCGAACCAGAACAGATCCAGCCGTCACAGCCGCTACACGTCGTGTTGGACTCTCTCTTCAAAGAGGGGAGGCAGGCCGCCATTCTGAAGG GTGGGCTCAAGGAGTTCAAGGAGCAGCACGAGAGCCTCTGCGCCAACAGTCTCAGGAAAGTCAGCAGCGCGTTCGGAGGCGTGCCCGTCGGGGAGGAGTGCGAAACGCCGGACATTGATTCCGAACCCCCCTCGCTCGTGCTGCCCTTCATGTATCTCGGAAACGAGCGGGACGCGGCGGATATCAGGACGCTCTTGAGACTGAACATCGGGTACATCCTGAACGTGACGTCGCACATTCCTCTGCATCATGAAGGATTCTGTGGGATTAAGTACAAGAGGCTGCCGGCAACCGACAGCCAGCACCAGAACTTGCTACAGTACTTCGAGGAAGCTTTTGAATTCATTg ATGAGGCCAGGTCAAGTGGGAGAAACCTGCTGATCCACTGCCAGGCGGGCGTCTCTCGCTCGGCAACCATCGCCATCGGTTACATCATGAAGCACACGCGCATGACCATGATGGACGCGTACAAGTTCGTCAAGAACAAGAGGACGGTCATCTCCCCGAACTTGAACTTCATGGGACAGCTGGTCGAGTATGAGACGGCCTTGAACATCGGGCTCACGCCCAGGGTGCTCTACCCGAGGCTACGCGGCTTGGAAACGAGCGTGTGa